In the genome of Bradyrhizobium ottawaense, the window TACTGAGCCGGCCAGCGCGACTTATGTGATCGCTCTGTCGCGCACTTCGCCTGGTGTCGCATCGAAGTGGCGCCGGAAAATGCGATGAAAGTGCGATACTGTCGGGAATCCACACTCGTAGGCGACGTCCATGACCTTCATATGTGCGTAGTGCGGCGACGCCAGCATCTCGTGAGCCCGCATCAGGCGGCGAGTGGTCAGTTCATCGGTGAACGACGTTCCGGCTTCGGAGAAGAGCGCCTGCACATAGCGCGGCGAAACCAGAAGGCGGCGTGCGAGCGCCGTCAAGGAAAAGCCGGGCATCATGAAATTGCGATCAAGCTCGCGCCGGACGGTCTCAAACCGAGCCGCTCGCAAACTCGGCGCCTGTGTCTCCTGATGCAAGGTCTTGAGGGCCACTGCAGCCACGACGAGATCGGCGATGTGGTCGGCGGCAAAACGCGGGATATCGGCTTGCTCCGCGGCGCCGGATAGCTTCAGCAGCGTCTCGACGTAAGCGTATGCCAGCGCCGGCGCCGAAGCCGATGCCGGAATCGGCGTCATGAATCGATCTTCGACGTTGCACGTCTGGCCACGCAGCTGCTGGCGCGGCAATTGAATTGCCATGAAATTGCAGTGATGCTGCGCACTTACATTGATGGTCGACGGC includes:
- a CDS encoding AraC family transcriptional regulator, producing the protein MQRISFDSADLPGDEWLRRDRWVDSLSSGYVRLRADARPNVPFDGQLKIMLLGQAAIGRICGTVQTISRGAAEIAIENTDNAVLLLNSGTDEMLVEQSGKSVACTAGAAVLIEQCVPSTINVSAQHHCNFMAIQLPRQQLRGQTCNVEDRFMTPIPASASAPALAYAYVETLLKLSGAAEQADIPRFAADHIADLVVAAVALKTLHQETQAPSLRAARFETVRRELDRNFMMPGFSLTALARRLLVSPRYVQALFSEAGTSFTDELTTRRLMRAHEMLASPHYAHMKVMDVAYECGFPTVSHFHRIFRRHFDATPGEVRDRAIT